One segment of Drosophila mauritiana strain mau12 chromosome 3R, ASM438214v1, whole genome shotgun sequence DNA contains the following:
- the LOC117142462 gene encoding leucine-rich repeat serine/threonine-protein kinase 1 isoform X1, which yields MSWKFSMEQPKTGTETALEACDYFVDEVIEASSIRDAREEVRQIKHGELRTAVISGDERTVRVLLAALGTERQIIVNMAPSGANTLLFLACQSGYESITQRLLDAGADGRSHAVTKYSPLYAAVHSGHLGIARLMLDRFPELIQQPTVERWLPLHAACINGHIKLLELLISYSYPDYLYQTYRDEEGQWEWRLPFDANAHDVTGQTSLYIASILGNKQLVGVLLKWQLHCRRTLGDSASSVSTPITPTRKRISFGIQAIMSKLHISGESEGPDDLASQESTECQRCPINVNLLCGAARETALLAAVRGGHLDVVQSLLQHGANPNIVAKPVEDHNDPKCCEEIYGLSNVPIAEACKQRSLAMMDLLLKHGARDDNGTAIGMAITGGDEAILSRLLARRVHPDSDYKINRKGLPTPVEVNVFLPSTSNISYSAMFPNNPTIIDWHSMGSSVQLSVVRVPWMVSGVLLLNPKLQSHPRLNDVALTAITRIDFSHNVLTSIPQELFHLVSLRYLNVAQNKITDLPAPMGQTYGCPVLDELFLQDNQLTTLPAAIFHLPALSILDVSNNKLQQLPFDLWRAPKLRELNVAFNLLRDLPVPPMQTSSSLLSLDKLNLQSFEEPPSNKPRNVTQQRLTHRNLWSATLDITDNDMKWQHEQDLGDGKTAGVGSSQLSSLNIANNLFTSIPAALPCLAVNLTRLNMSYNSLRSMGHVTSYPATLKQLDLSHNEISCWPSLPRITESDPHLLCYSCVQLPEGRDEDYKTASSKGSSSSATSFRASVLKSVCRHRRHLRLESLRTLILADNLLTRIQLSTDDATTLFNESEDADWSVVGVNRSKVIFPNLSMLDMTNNCLKEIPASLHELSSLSVLNISGNVNITELPPHLGLLSRLWNLNTRGCLLQEPLRSMIESKKHKTMDIVGYLKSIYEDAQPYARMKLMVVGVAGIGKSTLLDLLRQGAGSGSSSGSHRSRASENHWAKRMGHARSTSRSHRSHSSASSANISTVGVDIGTWICEKRKRSPGSHGPVVFRTWDFGGQKEYYATHQYFLSKRSLYLVLWRISDGHKGLAELLQWLGNIQARAPNSPVIIVGTHFDAVGESISPQKAEQLQQLIREKFIAIPDAEKIGLPRVIDSIEISCRTLHNIHLLANIIYDTAMQLRSPGSKETMLLQKIPASYIALEDIVNVIACNLRAAGRDPVLDGEQYKRLVTEQMRLHNYKSFRDAAELQQATTWCHENGVLLHYDDATLRDYYFLDPQWLCDMLAHVVTVREINPFAPTGVMKLDDLQMLFRSVHVQGNGNRSYIVSLLNKFEVALTWDSRTLLIPSLLPSQEAATPNSGSTVKLSQRSRGRSLGCSVSQEVNLNNLIYEQRSAPSSSSSSASVSQGLRRILLMTYFPSGFWSRLITRILADEQIIEAIRGVYIAAQDMYADFDLRTSLEQDTQWNLWQTGLALYYGPILIFKIWEVPFQKTERTQPFRTDGNRFKLKQDGIWSDVNLSSSSILEVYFPLYEVDISQEVDDNERQLLAEIRPHMSQVAKLLALTVDHIDLLLEDWYPSLGTRFVHTSEGRFLITRLVLCPRCLWKLQLQQNNEPSDREVPPVGCNRPSRSSRRGAGAYFLHGVGDPGEDGALNVFSAYLNATARRERRSEDSLGAGSDADSGVGPDSAGSSRNTSVDGHPGYHLPDNSNVCYAWMIEECILSVYNQSKISCPVHLEQSMAQLAPDVIFADIPDKHTIPSECIIKGSLLGRGAFGFVFKANCKVRGARSFKPVAMKMLQPVPPGARAKESALMAFKVAVGKWDRDPLQHSCKAYCTARQELAVLLTLKHPNIVPLVGICIKPLALVLELAPLGGLDALLRHYRRSGAHMGPHTFQTLVLQAARAIEYLHRRRIIYRDLKSENVLVWELPQPHTEDSPRNLVHIKIADYGISRQTAPSGAKGFGGTEGFMAPEIIRYNGEEEYTEKVDCFSFGMFIYENISLRQPFEGHESIKECILEGSRPALTQRETQFPTCCLDLMVLCWHEQPRRRPTASQIVSILSAPECIHLLDVVAMPHSEKIVCGVFQSLVGVGDDERCGLELWLPSFGSRIDILDCTPSGSLLQCNSISCSPQPQVAPPKTPENGANSRARSAQRLPKMNMLCCCLVGDAIWMGDVSGNLHAYSTSTYAHLFSYMLDPNIKSAVISLVYMEKIARVAVGTHNGRVFLVDATQMPSNCAFAEGSFVLTEICSGFVLHAACSVLVDGTYELWCGEIAGKINVFPLNENGVSGHQALCHSEEPNLIEDVKVARMCSNDNHVFSCLYPGCMVYQWGVISKRIENKLDCSKLLPCSESLQSIAIDEHVNLIKCQISALAAHNSELYIGTTWGCLIVAELHTLRPISVFRPYENEIKSIITLSKDNVPLIATIGRRYRSLISRYVDSAESSTKSSAVSTPTHGVAKSVTPADVDNHIHCLLWRAKHWT from the exons ATGTCTTGGAAATTCAGCATGGAACAGCCCAAAACTGGAACTGAAACAGCTCTGGAAGCCTGCGACTACTTCGTGGATGAGGTCATTGAGGCATCCTCAATACGGG ATGCCCGCGAGGAAGTGCGTCAGATCAAGCACGGGGAGCTGCGAACGGCAGTGATCTCTGGCGATGAGCGGACTGTGCGGGTGCTGCTGGCAGCTCTGGGAACTGAGCGTCAGATTATAGTCAATATGGCTCCTTCAGGAGCAAACACCCTTCTATTCCT AGCCTGTCAGTCTGGTTACGAGAGCATTACACAGCGATTGCTGGATGCTGGAGCGGATGGTCGCTCCCATGCCGTGACCAAGTACTCACCCTTGTACGCCGCCGTCCACAGCGGTCACTTGGGCATCGCCCGACTGATGCTAGACCGTTTTCCAGAACTAATCCAGCAGCCGACTGTGGAGCGCTGGCTGCCGCTGCACGCCGCCTGCATCAATGGACACATCAAGCTGCTGGAACTCCTTATCAGCTACAGCTATCCTGACTACCTCTACCAGACATATCGCGACGAGGAGGGTCAGTGGGAATGGCGGCTCCCCTTCGACGCCAACGCTCATGATGTGACGGGTCAGACCAGTCTGTATATAGCCAGCATTCTAGGAAACAAGCAGCTGGTTGGTGTGCTTTTAAAGTGGCAGCTCCATTGCCGGCGTACGTTGGGCGATTCCGCCAGCTCGGTCAGCACTCCTATTACACCCACCAGGAAACGCATTTCATTTGGCATTCAGGCTATCATGTCCAAGCTGCACATATCTGGAGAGTCAGAAGGACCCGATGACCTAGCTTCCCAAGAGTCAACCGAGTGCCAACGGTGTCCCATTAACGTGAATCTGCTATGTGGAGCGGCGAGAGAAACAGCTCTGCTTGCGGCCGTTCGAGGCGGCCACTTAGACGTGGTGCAGTCTCTGCTACAGCACGGGGCAAATCCGAATATTGTAGCCAAGCCAGTTGAGGATCACAACGACCCAAAATGTTGCGAGGAAATATACGGGCTCAGTAATGTCCCCATTGCAGAGGCCTGCAAGCAAAGATCGCTGGCTATGATGGATCTCTTGCTAAAGCATGGAGCCCGCGACGATAATGGCACGGCCATTGGAATGGCTATTACAGGCGGCGACGAGGCCATCCTGAGCCGTCTTTTGGCCCGACGAGTCCATCCTGACTCAGACTACAAGATCAACAGGAAAGGTCTTCCCACACCAGTGGAGGTGAACGTGTTTTTGCCGTCGACCAGCAACATATCTTACAGCGCTATGTTCCCCAACAATCCAACCATTATTGACTGGCACAGCATGGGCTCCAGTGTCCAGTTGTCTGTTGTAAGGGTTCCCTGGATGGTCAGCGGTGTGTTGCTTCTGAATCCCAAGCTACAGTCGCATCCGCGACTTAATGATGTTGCTCTGACAGCTATCACGCGAATTGATTTCTCGCACAACGTTCTTACGTCAATTCCACAGGAGCTTTTCCATTTGGTTAGCCTAAG GTATTTAAATGTGGCGCAAAACAAAATAACCGATCTACCTGCACCAATGGGCCAGACATATGGTTGTCCGGTACTGGATGAACTCTTTCTACAGGACAACCAGTTAACAACGCTGCCGGCCGCCATCTTTCACCTACCCGCCCTATCTATATTGGATGTTTCAAATAACAAACTACAACAGCTTCCCTTCGACCTGTGGCGTGCACCCAAGCTGCGCGAACTTAATGTGGCCTTTAACCTATTGCGGGATCTTCCTGTGCCGCCAATGCAAACTAGCAGTTCGCTGCTGAGCCTAGACAAATTGAATCTGCAATCTTTTGAGGAGCCGCCATCAAACAAACCGCGAAATGTGACTCAGCAACGGCTCACCCATCGCAATTTATGGTCGGCTACTTTGGACATAACCGATAATGACATGAAGTGGCAGCATGAACAAGATTTAGGCGATGGAAAGACAGCTGGTGTGGGCTCCTCCCAGCTAAGTAGCTTAAATATAGCGAATAACCTCTTCACCAGTATCCCCGCTGCTTTGCCCTGTCTGGCTGTAAACCTAACCCGGCTGAATATGTCATACAACAGTCTGCGTTCCATGGGACATGTAACCAGTTACCCGGCAACACTTAAGCAGTTGGATCTAAGTCACAACGAGATATCCTGCTGGCCAAGTTTACCGCGAATTACTGAATCGGATCCGCATCTACTGTGCTACAGTTGTGTCCAGCTACCAGAGGGTCGGGATGAGGACTACAAGACGGCCTCCTCAAAGGGCAGTAGCTCCTCTGCCACATCGTTTCGCGCTTCGGTGTTAAAAAGTGTTTGTCGGCACAGGCGTCATCTGCGCCTGGAGTCACTACGCACATTGATCTTGGCTGACAATCTGCTTACCCGCATCCAACTATCAACTGATGACGCCACAACCCTTTTTAATGAGAGCGAGGACGCCGATTGGAGTGTGGTAGGCGTGAACCGGTCTAAGGTGATATTTCCCAACCTGTCTATGCTGGATATGACCAACAATTGTCTGAAGGAGATTCCCGCCTCGTTGCACGAACTGAGCAGTCTGTCAGTGCTGAATATTAGTGGTAACGTCAACATCACGGAACTGCCACCGCACTTGGGACTGCTGTCTAGGCTTTGGAATCTCAATACGCGCGGTTGTCTACTGCAGGAGCCATTGCGCTCTATGATCGAGAGCAAGAAACACAAGACGATGGACATTGTGGGATATCTTAAATCTATTTACGAAGATGCCCAGCCCTACGCACGGATGAAACTGATGGTGGTTGGTGTGGCTGGAATCGGCAAGAGCACTCTGCTGGACTTACTGCGCCAGGGGGCGGGCTCAGGGTCCAGCTCCGGCTCTCATCGATCGCGCGCCAGCGAAAATCATTGGGCCAAGCGAATGGGACACGCACGCAGCACATCTCGATCTCATCGATCTCATTCGTCTGCTTCTAGCGCAAACATTTCTACAGTAGGAGTGGACATTGGAACATGGATATGTGAGAAACGAAAGCGATCACCCGGCTCCCACGGCCCAGTGGTGTTTCGTACTTGGGATTTTGGTGGCCAGAAGGAGTACTACGCCACACATCAGTACTTTCTGTCCAAACGGAGTCTGTATTTGGTGCTCTGGCGGATCAGCGACGGTCACAAGGGTCTGGCGGAGTTGCTGCAGTGGCTCGGCAACATTCAAGCGAGGGCTCCCAACTCCCCCGTAATCATTGTGGGCACGCACTTTGATGCCGTTGGTGAATCTATCTCGCCCCAAAAGGcagagcaactgcagcaattGATTCGGGAGAAGTTTATCGCCATTCCCGATGCAGAAAAAATCGGGCTGCCACGGGTGATTGATTCCATCGAAATAAGTTGCCG GACCCTACACAACATCCACTTATTGGCCAACATTATTTACGACACCGCCATGCAACTGCGATCCCCTGGTTCCAAGGAGACCATGCTACTGCAAAAGATCCCCGCCAGCTACATTGCCTTGGAGGATATTGTGAATGTGATTGCATGCAATTTGCGCGCTGCTGGGCGAGATCCCGTCCTGGATGGTGAACAATACAAGCGCTTGGTCACCGAGCAGATGCGGTTGCACAACTATAAGAGCTTCCGGGATGCCGCTGAGCTGCAGCAGGCCACTACATGGTGCCACGAAAATGGAGTTCTTTTGCACTATGACGATGCTACGTTGAGGGACTACTACTTTCTCGATCCACAGTGGCTTTGCGACATGCTGGCCCATGTGGTCACCGTGCGGGAGATCAATCCCTTTGCTCCCACGGGCGTGATGAAACTGGATGATCTCCAGATGTTGTTCCGAAGTGTGCATGTTCAAGGAAATGGAAACAGAAG CTACATTGTCAGTCTACTTAACAAGTTTGAGGTCGCTTTAACGTGGGACTCGAGAACTCTACTCATACCCTCCTTACTGCCTTCGCAGGAGGCAGCTACACCCAATTCAGGAAGCACGGTTAAGCTATCGCAACGATCTCGCGGCCGTAGTTTGGGTTGCTCTGTATCGCAAGAAGTGAATCTAAATAATTTGATATACGAACAGAGGTCAGCTCCTTCTTCATCATCTTCCTCTGCATCGGTTAGCCAAGGGCTGCGACGCATTCTTTTGATGACTTATTTCCCGTCCGGGTTTTGGTCAAGATTAATCACCCGGATTTTAGCTGATGAACAGATAATCGAAGCAATTCGTGGCGTTTATATTGCTGCACAAGAT ATGTACGCGGACTTTGATCTACGCACATCGTTGGAGCAGGACACACAGTGGAATCTTTGGCAGACAGGTCTAGCACTGTACTATGGACCTATCTTAATATTCAAGATCTGGGAAGTACCCTTTCAGAAGACAGAGCGAACGCAACCTTTCCGCACTGATGGCAACCGATTTAAGCTGAAACAAGATGGTATCTGGAGCGATGTAAATCTCAGCTCCTCTAGCATTTTGGAAGTATACTTTCCACTCTATGAAGTGGACATATCGCAAGAAGTGGATGACAATGAACGTCAATTGCTGGCCGAGATTCGTCCGCACATGTCTCAGGTGGCCAAGCTTTTGGCGCTAACAGTGGATCATATTGACTTGCTTTTAGAGGATTGGTATCCTTCATTGGGAACGCGCTTTGTGCACACTTCCGAGGGTCGATTCCTAATCACTCGATTGGTGCTATGTCCGCGCTGTCTGTGgaagttgcagctgcagcagaaCAACGAACCGTCTGATCGGGAAGTGCCTCCAGTGGGTTGCAATCGACCAAGTCGAAGTAGTAGGCGTGGAGCGGGAGCATATTTTCTGCACGGTGTAGGTGATCCCGGAGAGGATGGCGCTTTAAACGTGTTCTCGGCCTATTTAAACGCCACAGCAAGGAGGGAACGCCGATCGGAGGATTCTTTGGGAGCTGGATCGGACGCGGACTCGGGCGTGGGTCCCGACTCAGCCGGTTCTTCGCGCAACACCTCAGTTGATGGTCATCCCGGCTATCACTTGCCTGATAACTCAAATGTGTGTTATGCCTGGATGATTGAGGAGTGCATTTTGTCCGTTTATAATCAAAGCAAGATCAGTTGCCCTGTTCATCTTGAACAGTCTATGGCTCAGCTTGCGCCAGACGTCATCTTTGCCGATATTCCTGATAAGCACACTATTCCAAGCGAGTGCATCATCAAGGGATCGTTGCTTGGTCGAGGTGCTTTTGGATTCGTTTTTAAAGCTAATTGCAAGGTAAGGGGCGCCAGATCCTTTAAACCGGTGGCAATGAAAATGCTTCAGCCAGTGCCTCCCGGAGCTCGGGCAAAAGAG AGCGCCTTGATGGCTTTCAAGGTAGCTGTCGGCAAATGGGATCGGGATCCACTGCAGCACTCTTGCAAGGCATACTGCACTGCCCGCCAGGAACTGGCAGTACTTCTAACTCTCAAGCATCCAAATATTGTACCCTTGGTCGGGATCTGCATTAAACCATTAGCTCTGGTTTTGGAACTAGCTCCTCTAGGCGGTCTGGACGCTTTGCTTCGGCATTACCGCCGCAGCGGCGCCCACATGGGACCACACACTTTCCAGACCCTAGTTCTGCAGGCGGCTCGAGCAATCGAGTATTTGCATCGCAGAAGAATCATCTACCGCGATCTAAAGTCTGAAAATGTCCTGGTTTGGGAGCTCCCGCAACCACATACGGAAGACAGTCCCCGCAACCTTGTGCATATAAAGATTGCCGACTACGGAATTAGCCGGCAAACCGCTCCAAGTGGGGCTAAAGGATTTGGTGGGACCGAGGGTTTTATGGCTCCCGAGATCATACGTTACAATGGTGAGGAGGAATATACTGAAAAG GTGGACTGCttctcatttggaatgttcaTATATGAGAATATCAGTTTACGACAACCTTTCGAGGGCCACGAGTCTATTAAAGAGTGCATCTTGGAAGGTAGTCGCCCGGCTCTGACTCAAAGGGAAACCCAGTTTCCAACCTGCTGTTTGGATCTTATGGTCTTGTGTTGGCACGAACAGCCTCGTCGCAGACCGACTGCAAGTCAGATTGTTTCCATACTGAGTGCACCGGAGTGCATCCACCTCCTGGATGTCGTTGCCATGCCGCATAGCGAAAAAATTGTTTGTGGTGTTTTCCAGTCGCTTGTTGGTGTGGGCGATGATGAACGATGTGGCCTCGAACTGTGGCTACCCTCCTTCGGCTCTCGCATTGATATTTTAGACTGCACACCCTCGGGCAGCCTACTGCAGTGCAACAGCATCAGCTGTTCTCCGCAGCCACAGGTTGCTCCGCCCAAGACACCCGAAAACGGTGCCAATTCGCGTGCCCGCTCTGCCCAACGTTTGCCCAAGATGAACATGCTGTGCTGCTGCCTGGTAGGAGACGCCATCTGGATGGGCGACGTTTCCGGCAATCTGCACGCCTATAGCACATCCACCTATGCCCACCTCTTTTCCTACATGCTCGATCCCAACATTAAGTCAGCTGTAATCAGTCTAGTCTACATGGAGAAAATAGCGCGCGTGGCTGTCGGAACGCATAACGGTCGGGTGTTCCTGGTTGACGCCACGCAGATGCCCAGCAATTGCGCATTCGCCGAGGGCTCCTTTGTGCTTACGGAGATCTGTTCTGGTTTTGTGTTGCACGCTGCTTGTTCCGTTCTTGTGGATGG AACCTATGAATTGTGGTGCGGCGAAATTGCAGGTAAGATAAATGTATTTCCGTTGAACGAGAACGGAGTGTCGGGACATCAGGCTTTATGCCACAGCGAGGAACCCAATCTCATCGAGGACGTCAAGGTGGCTCGAATGTGCAGCAATGACAACCATGTCTTCAGTTGTCTATATCCCGGTTGTATGGTGTATCAGTGGGGTGTTATCTCCAAACGGATAGAAAACAAGCTGGACTGCTCAAAGCTGCTGCCCTGCTCCGAGTCTCTGCAAAGTATTGCGATTGATGAGCATGTGAACCTTATAAAATGCCAGATTTCGGCACTGGCGGCTCACAATTCAGAACTGTATATTGGGACGACCTGGGGTTGCTTAATCGTCGCCGAACTGCACACCCTGCGCCCCATTAGTGTTTTCCGACCTTATGAAAATGAG ATCAAATCTATAATAACCCTTTCTAAAGACAATGTTCCGCTGATCGCCACGATCGGAAGACGATATCGCTCTTTGATCTCTCGATATGTGGACTCCGCAGAGTCATCCACCAAGAGCTCGGCCGTCAGCACACCGACACATGGTGTAGCCAAATCCGTGACACCGGCGGATGTGGATAATCACATTCATTGCCTGCTGTGGCGCGCCAAGCACTGGACCTAA